From a region of the Trichoderma atroviride chromosome 6, complete sequence genome:
- a CDS encoding uncharacterized protein (EggNog:ENOG41): protein MANKDLLDFAQTAISQVAKIAINLGISLVNPTCASLGTELWLVVDHLGSIDPNDYDELKLHIFKLVKHVERICSWPKRLSTDPAYGYPMLEAVAEKQEGSREYTTVKRKIEQAIGNLVSNDRNGTESICRLRRIVLRANEMGREVDEEVLTKPRKDRPVDPHPREIHAKAFHVLRSHMCCTCDGSTQGGL from the exons ATGGCCAACAAAGACCTGCTAGACTTTGCACAGACGGCCATAAGCCAGGTTGCAAAAATTGCCATCAATTTAGGAATCTCTCTTGTGAACCCGACGTGCGCTTCTCTTGGAACGGAACTGTGGCTGGTGGTTGACCATCTCGGCTCTATTGATCCAAACGACTACGATGAACTGAAGTTGCACATCTTCAAACTGGTCAAGCATGTTGAGAGGATATGTAGC TGGCCAAAGCGGCTCTCAACAGACCCAGCGTACGGATATCCAATGTTGGAGGCCGTcgcagagaagcaagaaggCTCGCGAGAATATACAACAGTCAAGAGGAAAATCGAACAAGCAATTGGAAACCTCGTATCGAATGATAGGAATGGTACCGAGTCTATATGCCGCCTAAGAAGAATCGTACTGCGAGCAAACGAAATGGGGCGTGAGGTCGATGAAGAGGTGTTAACGAAGCCTCGAAAGGATAGACCGGTGGATCCTCATCCTCGTGAAATCCACGCAAAGGCTTTTCATGTTCTACGAAGTCATATGTGTTGCACATGTGATGGTTCAACCCAGGGGGGGCTTTAG
- a CDS encoding uncharacterized protein (EggNog:ENOG41~MEROPS:MER0000319), translating to MLQPVLQNTNDYGQVQFDMLFSRSTKWGEQFNRWQDVELLVSQPPKRQKSSSRPAKSTRFSKSDEDPRRLPRAEDAIEVVGQGDFCSLIKSDTSSRVRLAVQDEKLQRYRPYLLKQMVQHLPGISLANILENYHLSAKMKTALAYILAHSVWQYYDTDWMTTTWTSETIQFIWESKDSFSGHQGLLFPSKPYLCVQFDNEDSSFNEYSTVKDEIHYYPRIRTLGIMLVEIGIGSPLPKQDREHQVQSLAATTNQYLTQAIRCLNDGKLWENFEFSDYHDAVKDCLDPKMFTLYGEAEETQQGLRQRRDVLYKKVVSRLKDLLEGTKWMEQLINNRIDPLNTSFQKSTVQQVKQHSSNDGLWGQKDNNKAKKTRAKDDKDEKEAMKWLSRMQKLSGILSAAPGHSTRRVRIAILDTGCDNDSPFFHLPSNISRLKGWKDYVDGSEEWVDKHGHGTHLVSLIMDIAIDADVYIARIAADATELSTASENVTKAIAWASKEWKADIITMSFGYTEEKQCISHAILDALNDDHGSKLFFAAASNSGSNQVEMFPARHDSVISIRATNADGQYESFNPPRSENDTVTFGTLGLKVPGAWLSDHIGKKCQTGTSVATAIAAATAALLIGYINRIEVGASSKFILQNVKRKIRTYRGMLALFKALSTETLYQHSLYLTPWQLLDKSDDERWIKIAAAVADV from the exons ATGTTGCAGCCAGTGCTGCAAAACACAAACGACTACGGGCAAGTTCAGTTTGACATGCTCTTTTCACGCAGTACTAAATGGGGAGAGCAATTCAACCGCTGGCAAGATGTAGAGCTGCTCGTTTCACA GCccccaaagaggcaaaagagtTCAAGCAGACCAGCTAAAAGCACACGATTCTCCAAGAGCGATGAAGATCCCCGACGACTTCCACGCGCAGAAGATGCTATTGAGGTTGTTGGCCAAGGGGACTTTTGTAGCCTCATAAAGTCGGATACCAGCTCCCGCGTCCGTTTGGCAGTCCAAGACGAAAAGCTTCAGAGATATAGACCATATTTACTAAAGCAAATGGTTCAGCACCTTCCAGGCATCTCGCTCGCCAATATTCTCGAGAACTATCATCTTTCAGCCAAGATGAAAACTGCGCTCGCATATATACTTGCCCACTCCGTCTGGCAGTACTACGACACCGATTGGATGACAACTACATGGACGAGTGAGACTATCCAATTCATCTGGGAGAGTAAAGATAGCTTTTCTGGTCATCAAGGTCTCTTATTCCCATCCAAGCCTTATCTCTGTGTTCAATTCGACAACGAGGATTCCAGTTTCAACGAGTATAGCACCGTGAAGGATGAGATACATTATTACCCAAGGATCCGCACGTTGGGAATTATGCTGGTCGAAATTGGCATTGGGTCGCCACTTCCTAAGCAAGATCGCGAGCATCAAGTACAGTCATTAGCGGCTACCACCAATCAATATTTGACGCAGGCTATTCGGTGCCTGAATGACGGGAAACTCTGGGAGAACTTTGAGTTCTCTGACTACCATGATGCTGTCAAAGACTGCTTGGATCCCAAAATGTTTACTCTTtatggagaagcagaagaaacTCAGCAAGGTCTAAGACAGCGGAGGGATGTGTTGTATAAAAAGGTTGTCTCTCGACTGAAAGACCTCCTGGAAGGGACGAAGTGGATGGAACAACTAATCAACAATAGAATTGACCCTCTGAATACTTCCTTCCAAAAATCGACTGTTCAGCAGGTTAAACAACATTCTTCTAATGACGGCCTTTGGGGGCAAAAAGATAACAATAAAGCCAAGAAAACCCGCGCAAAAGATGATAAGGATGAGAAAGAGGCCATGAAGTGGCTCTCGCGCATGCAAAAGCTGAGTGGGATCCTGTCAGCTGCCCCAGGACATTCCACCAGACGTGTTCGGATTGCTATTCTGGACACCGGTTGCGACAATGACTCCccattctttcatcttccatcCAATATTTCTCGTCTCAAAGGATGGAAAGACTATGTTGATGGGTCTGAGGAGTGGGTGGATAAACACGGGCATGGAACCCATCTGGTCTCTCTTATCATGGACATTGCGATAGATGCCGATGTATATATAGCACGTATCGCAGCAGATGCCACTGAACTCTCGACTGCAAGCGAAAATGTTACAAAG GCCATCGCCTGGGCGAGTAAGGAGTGGAAAGCCGACATAATCACAATGTCATTCGGATACACTGAGGAGAAGCAGTGTATCAGCCATGCTATACTCGATGCGTTAAATGACGATCACGGATCCAAACTCTTCTTCGCAGCTGCTTCAAACTCTGGATCAAACCAAGTGGAGATGTTTCCTGCTCGCCATGACTCAGTGATATCTATCCGCGCCACCAATGCGGATGGTCAATATGAAAGCTTTAACCCACCTCGGAGCGAGAACGACACCGTTACATTTGGAACCCTGGGCTTGAAGGTTCCGGGCGCATGGTTGAGCGACCATATCGGCAAAAAGTGTCAGACGGGCACCTCTGTTGCGACCGCAATAGcggcagccacagcagcccTTTTAATAGGATACATCAACAGAATAGAAGTCGGTGCTTCTTCGAAATTCATATTGCAGAACGTGAAGAGGAAGATACGTACATATCGGGGAATGCTAGCCTTGTTCAAAGCTCTCTCTACTGAGACCCTGTATCAGCACTCTTTGTATCTGACACCATGGCAACTACTGGACAAATCAGACGATGAACGATGGATAAAGATTGCGGCGGCAGTAGCAGATGTTTAG
- a CDS encoding uncharacterized protein (EggNog:ENOG41), giving the protein MAQQPTYFLAPSFRFKPGTGPIALGNIIADPLRPHRALTTVGEETLETDYPRVETIADQDRSTVRGASCEFSMAIWSQFLQTISAKVSGGRSVNMQTTYTMRALETTYFVTDPSLEVIEARLRAPRVQAVIKASNIPGFRHSVYMVTGLMVAKGFAAVQQTARTKAGEVSAIGGILTPAGDVGLGTGTTSSSTTEQGDTWKTVDDIVFAYQLLKIEVKGWRGTRVEYDEFRHNAAYLSKDDSESCSESDGEDADDEIKGQVTVCAAGVNNLSPSSLGGG; this is encoded by the coding sequence ATGGCCCAGCAGCCTACTTATTTCCTTGCACCCAGCTTTCGTTTCAAGCCTGGTACAGGTCCAATAGCCTTGGGCAATATCATTGCAGACCCGCTGCGGCCGCATCGCGCGCTGACTACCGTCGGGGAGGAGACGTTGGAGACAGATTATCCTCGAGTCGAAACCATTGCCGATCAGGATCGTAGTACAGTTCGGGGTGCTAGCTGTGAATTTTCGATGGCTATATGGTCTCAATTCCTACAGACCATCTCCGCGAAAGTATCTGGTGGGCGGAGTGTCAACATGCAAACAACCTATACAATGAGGGCTCTTGAAACGACTTATTTTGTCACCGACCCCAGTCTGGAAGTAATCGAGGCACGCCTCAGAGCGCCGCGCGTTCAAGCAGTTATCAAGGCCAGTAATATACCTGGCTTCCGGCATTCGGTTTACATGGTCACTGGTTTGATGGTCGCCAAGGGCTTTGCCGCTGTTCAGCAAACGGCAAGGACTAAGGCCGGCGAGGTGAGCGCCATTGGAGGTATCCTCACGCCTGCAGGTGACGTAGGGCTCGGGACAggcaccaccagctcctcTACCACCGAACAGGGCGATACATGGAAGACGGTAGATGATATTGTATTTGCATATCAACTTCTTAAGATCGAGGTCAAGGGTTGGAGGGGGACAAGAGTCGAATATGATGAGTTTCGACACAATGCGGCGTATCTCAGCAAAGACGATTCGGAATCTTGTTCTGAATCCGATGGAGAGGATGCAGACGACGAAATTAAAGGACAAGTTACAGTGTGTGCAGCGGGAGTAAACAATCTATCACCTTCAAGCCTCGGGGGGGGTTGA